The proteins below come from a single Zea mays cultivar B73 chromosome 8, Zm-B73-REFERENCE-NAM-5.0, whole genome shotgun sequence genomic window:
- the LOC100279465 gene encoding uncharacterized protein LOC100279465 isoform 2 (isoform 2 is encoded by transcript variant 2) — translation MSAPGFDDPQLPPLRLRASCGGAIASPRSCSSSDTFVSMPSTPSGMLNPCGLWSPPPRAPSEASSSEMEFGTAREYDTTDAFFTDNWLYDNHLLHSTESDGSEGEDKFIVGPDVSLQRTETPELGDGCGLRHVHRDCNADSHGCTQAKNACSSPPCGCCYNEELLRDSCSAVSVYGRYHTMEDHTEGLDECVAEAFLFRLNSLVDASEQLVDFKKGEDDGLNLSALEKELQMLTPYLADEDALESTGLEDDVRGNTNLDVCMVTNEENANGKEFLKDSYCILPSPESAVPFDVYGVEDFKTEDTDLQNPTARKFQEDPKIDPALSKFQQEYEVFDLKIFHRKNRTGFEENKEFPIVMDSVIAGRYRINEYLGSAAFSKVVRAHDLRTGVDVCLKIIKNDKDFFDQSLDEIKLLKFVNKYDPDDDHHILRLYDYFYYQEHLFIVTELLRANLYEFQKYNQESGDEVYFSLPRIQAIARQCLEALVYLHHLNIVHCDLKPENILLKSYSRCEIKVIDLGSSCFLSDNLNLYVQSRSYRSPEVILGLPYDQKIDIWSLGCILSELYTGEVLFPNESMPIILARMIGIIGPIDMEMLASGQETQKYFTDDYDLFHTNEETDQLEYLIPEKSSLRRHLQCPDKKFVDFLSYLLQINPRNRPTASEALQHRWLSFKYSSTANQTRS, via the exons ATGTCGGCGCCTGGATTCGATGACCCCCAGCTTCCGCCGCTGAGGCTCCGCGCCTCGTGCGGCGGCGCGATCGCCAGCCCACGCTCCTGCTCCTCCTCTGATACCTTCGTCAGCATGCCTTCCACGCCCTCAG GTATGCTGAATCCGTGCGGTCTATGGTCACCACCACCTCGCGCACCGTCggaggcgtcctcgtcggagatgGAGTTCGGGACGGCCCGCGAGTACGACACCACTGATGCGTTCTTCACTGACAACTGGCTCTACGACAACCACCTGTTACACAGCACGGAGAGCGATGGCAGCGAAGGGGAGGACAAGTTCATTGTTGGTCCTGACGTCAGCTTGCAGCGGACTGAGACGCCGGAGCTTGGCGATGGCTGCGGTCTCAGACACGTACATAGAGACTGCAATGCGGACTCTCATGGGTGCACACAGGCGAAGAATGCTTGCTCTTCGCCACCTTGTGGTTGTTGCTATAATGAGGAGTTGTTGAGAGATTCTTGCTCCGCTGTTTCTGTTTATGGGAGGTATCATACCATGGAGGACCACACGGAGGGGCTTGATGAGTGTGTTGCAGAAGCTTTCTTGTTCAGACTGAATTCGTTAGTTGATGCTAGCGAACAGTTAGTGGATTTCAAGAAAGGAGAGGACGACGGCTTGAATCTTAGTGCTCTGGAGAAGGAACTTCAAATGCTTACTCCGTACTTGGCTGATGAAGATGCTCTTGAGA GTACTGGACTTGAAGATGACGTCAGAGGAAATACCAACCTAGATGTATGTATGGTAACAAACGAGGAAAATGCTAATGGCAAAGAATTTCTAAAAGATAGCTACTGCATACTTCCTTCTCCTGAGAGTGCAGTCCCTTTTGATGTTTATGGGGTGGAAGACTTCAAGACAGAAGATACAGATCTTCAAAACCCTACCGCTCGCAAATTTCAGGAAGATCCAAAAATTGATCCTGCACTCTCTAAGTTTCAGCAGGAGTATGAAGTATTTGACCTGAAAATATTCCACCGGAAGAACAG GACTGGCTTTGAGGAAAACAAAGAATTCCCTATTGTCATGGATTCCGTTATAGCTGGAAGATATCGTATCAATGAGTATCTTGGTTCTGCTGCATTCAGCAAGGTTGTACGGGCACACGACCTTCGCACTGGAGTTGATGTATGCCTTAAAATAATTAAAAATGACAAGGATTTCTTTGACCAGAGTTTGGATGAGATAAAGCTCCTCAAGTTTGTCAATAAGTATGATCCAGATGATGATCATCATATATTGCGTCTCTATGATTATTTTTACTATCAG GAACATCTCTTTATTGTCACTGAGTTACTACGGGCAAATCTTTATGAGTTTCAGAAATATAACCAGGAGTCTGGTGACGAGGTGTACTTTTCACTGCCCAGAATACAG GCTATAGCTCGACAATGCTTGGAGGCTTTGGTGTACTTGCATCATTTAAACATAGTTCACTGTGATCTGAAACCAGAGAATATCCTTCTGAAGAGCTACAGCAGATGTGAAATCAAAGTTATTGATCTTGGAAGCAGCTGCTTCTTGTCAGATAACTTAAACTTATATGTCCAATCACGTTCTTACCGATCTCCTGAGGTCATCTTGGGTTTACCATATGATCAGAAAATTGACATTTGGTCTCTTGGCTGCATCTTATCTGAACTGTACACTGGTGAA GTACTCTTTCCTAATGAATCAATGCCAATCATTCTTGCTCGTATGATTGGGATAATTGGTCCAATTGATATGGAAATGCTTGCATCAGGACAGGAGACCCAGAAGTACTTCACAGATGACTATGACCTTTTCCACACGAACGAG GAGACAGATCAGTTGGAGTATTTGATCCCAGAGAAATCCTCTTTGCGGCGCCACTTGCAGTGCCCAGACAAGAAATTTGTTGACTTTTTGTCTTACCTGCTGCAAATAAATCCCAGAAACAGACCAACGGCCAGCGAAGCGTTGCAACACCGATGGCTTTCGTTCAAATATAGTTCAACGGCCAATCAGACTCGTTCCTGA
- the LOC103635784 gene encoding uncharacterized protein isoform X2 — MSAATEVAPVQQPSHPAAAGWLGLGLLFQILLRIIRSSWAQLLSFVRLRHRLLPVTASPELAFVQLPPEAPADASPPPLRRLMVVLDLDETLVCAYESSSLPSTMRTHAVEAGLHRFDMECVLSEKDTEGRQRINRVTVFERPGLHEFLQRTSEFADLVLFTAGLEGNTESM; from the exons ATGTCGGCGGCGACGGAGGTTGCGCCAGTTCAGCAACCGAGCCATCCGGCGGCGGCGGGGTGGCTCGGCCTCGGTCTGCTCTTCCAGATCCTGCTCCGGATCATCCGCTCCTCCTGGGCGCAGCTTCTCTCCTTCGTGCGCCTGCGCCACCGGCTCCTCCCAGTTACCGCGTCGCCTGAGCTGGCCTTCGTGCAGCTCCCACCCGAGGCGCCTGCTGACGCGTCGCCTCCGCCGCTTCGGCGGCTCATG GTCGTGCTTGACTTGGATGAGACTTTAGTTTGCGCGTACGAGTCATCGAGCCTTCCTTCTACTATGCGCACACATGCTGTTGAGGCAGGATTGCATCGCTTTGACATGGAGTGCGTATTGTCTGAAAAG GATACTGAGGGAAGGCAGAGGATAAATCGTGTAACTGTCTTTGAGCGTCCTGGCTTACATGAGTTTTTGCAGCGAACTAGCGAATTTGCTGACCTTGTTCTCTTTACAGCTGGTTTGGAAG GGAATACAGAGAGCATGTAA
- the LOC100277590 gene encoding uncharacterized protein isoform X2 produces the protein MTQNTSEAGISRRSHSHVLFLCSAAPKSLLPGAPVLGHRCSRRCAQPTQRQLPLRQREGAPKAPMLLLPVLQRVIDGSQKTTVALPIHKALMIVMMEPMLRPTTMMSLFPWDLNLQKTKRPWEEECDNEKVQLKTIGKDVALTVGQTPG, from the exons ATGACACAGAACACGAGCGAAGCTGGCATCTCAAGGCGGTCGCACTCGCACG TTCTATTCTTGTGTAGTGCAGCTCCGAAGTCGCTGCTACCAGGTGCCCCCGTGCTGGGGCATAGGTGCAGTCGCCGCTGCGCCCAGCCTACACAAAGGCAGCTACCGTTGCGACAACGAGAGGGAGCTCCCAAGGCACCAATGTTGTTGCTGCCAGTTCTTCAAAGAGTTATTGATGGTTCACAAAAGACCACTGTTGCTCTGCCAATTCACAAAGCCTTGATGATTGTTATGATGGAACCAATGTTGAGGCCTACAACAATGATGTCATTGTTCCCATGGGACCTCAATCTCCAAAAAACCAAGAGGCCGTGGGAAGAGGAATGTGACAATGAGAAGGTTCAGTTAAAGACTATTG GAAAAGATGTCGCCCTAACCGTTGGGCAAACACCTGGATGA
- the LOC100277590 gene encoding uncharacterized protein isoform X1, whose amino-acid sequence MVSRLSEYGVQGLIFSEFFVAIFFCPCNKVVGKILCQSGLCVAVLFLCSAAPKSLLPGAPVLGHRCSRRCAQPTQRQLPLRQREGAPKAPMLLLPVLQRVIDGSQKTTVALPIHKALMIVMMEPMLRPTTMMSLFPWDLNLQKTKRPWEEECDNEKVQLKTIGKDVALTVGQTPG is encoded by the exons ATGGTTTCACGATTATCTGAATATGGAGTTCAAGGATTGATCTTTTCTGAGTTCTTTGTTGCCATATTTTTCTGTCCATGTAATAAGGTTGTGGGTAAAATATTGTGTCAATCGGGCTTGTGTGTTGCAGTTCTATTCTTGTGTAGTGCAGCTCCGAAGTCGCTGCTACCAGGTGCCCCCGTGCTGGGGCATAGGTGCAGTCGCCGCTGCGCCCAGCCTACACAAAGGCAGCTACCGTTGCGACAACGAGAGGGAGCTCCCAAGGCACCAATGTTGTTGCTGCCAGTTCTTCAAAGAGTTATTGATGGTTCACAAAAGACCACTGTTGCTCTGCCAATTCACAAAGCCTTGATGATTGTTATGATGGAACCAATGTTGAGGCCTACAACAATGATGTCATTGTTCCCATGGGACCTCAATCTCCAAAAAACCAAGAGGCCGTGGGAAGAGGAATGTGACAATGAGAAGGTTCAGTTAAAGACTATTG GAAAAGATGTCGCCCTAACCGTTGGGCAAACACCTGGATGA
- the LOC118473131 gene encoding translation initiation factor IF-2-like, whose protein sequence is MILQKITILLLINPSSISHACVTVLQNIPPSPPTHAPFPPTPQPDPASAIPADPAAAIPTPSPPPIRHPPRPAPLVAIEFHRLARVANYIRSNRVLTCHAHHPRSLQPCIYMSPPTSTPMLRVVLDAPAPTASMHAVTAILATRMPHLHPPFIVLIRDDMLERQQGGLSKPPEREGGSSQCPARTNLRGGRCPDCVPTGEQDFDDPRPDEVAGVGDAQGGSGHRALTPSPFLSRAKRGAVVPPGEWIRPRASK, encoded by the exons atgATTTTACAAAAAATCACTATTCTTCTTCTAATCAACCCATCGAGCATCTCACACGCCTGCGTCACCGTTTTACAAAACATCCCTCCATCCCCGCCGACCCACGCGCCATTCCCGCCGACCCCGCAGCCCGACCCCGCATCCGCCATCCCCGCCGACCCCGCAGCCGCCATCCCCACGCCGTCTCCACCCCCCATCAGGCACcccccccgccccgccccgctcgTCGCCATAGAGTTTCATCGCCTCGCTCGCGTCGCCAACTACATCCGCTCGAACCGCGTCCTTACATGCCATGCCCACCATCCTCGCTCGCTCCAACCATGTATCTACATGTCGCCTCCGACATCCACGCCCATGCTTCGTGTAGTGCTTGACGCGCCCGCTCCAACCGCGTCTATGCATGCCGTGACTGCCATCCTCGCCACCCGCATGCCTCATCTGCATCCTCCGTTTATCGTACTTATCCGCG ATGATATGCTAGAGCGTCAGCAAGGCGGACTCTCCAAACCTCCAGAGAGGGAGGGAGGCAGCAGCCAATGCCCAGCACGTACCAATCTGCGTGGCGGGAGGTGCCCGGACTGCGTACCCACGGGCGAGCAGGATTTTGACGATCCACGACCCGATGAAGTCGCCGGCGTCGGTGACGCACAAGGCGGCAGTGGCCATCGTGCGCTGACGCCCAGTCCCTTCCTCTCGCGAGCGAAACGGGGGGCGGTGGTGCCGCCGGGCGAATGGATTCGTCCGAGAGCGAGCAAATAG
- the LOC100279465 gene encoding uncharacterized protein LOC100279465 isoform 1 (isoform 1 is encoded by transcript variant 1), with protein sequence MKMLLRLSFSGTGLEDDVRGNTNLDVCMVTNEENANGKEFLKDSYCILPSPESAVPFDVYGVEDFKTEDTDLQNPTARKFQEDPKIDPALSKFQQEYEVFDLKIFHRKNRTGFEENKEFPIVMDSVIAGRYRINEYLGSAAFSKVVRAHDLRTGVDVCLKIIKNDKDFFDQSLDEIKLLKFVNKYDPDDDHHILRLYDYFYYQEHLFIVTELLRANLYEFQKYNQESGDEVYFSLPRIQAIARQCLEALVYLHHLNIVHCDLKPENILLKSYSRCEIKVIDLGSSCFLSDNLNLYVQSRSYRSPEVILGLPYDQKIDIWSLGCILSELYTGEVLFPNESMPIILARMIGIIGPIDMEMLASGQETQKYFTDDYDLFHTNEETDQLEYLIPEKSSLRRHLQCPDKKFVDFLSYLLQINPRNRPTASEALQHRWLSFKYSSTANQTRS encoded by the exons ATGAAGATGCTCTTGAGA TTATCTTTTTCAGGTACTGGACTTGAAGATGACGTCAGAGGAAATACCAACCTAGATGTATGTATGGTAACAAACGAGGAAAATGCTAATGGCAAAGAATTTCTAAAAGATAGCTACTGCATACTTCCTTCTCCTGAGAGTGCAGTCCCTTTTGATGTTTATGGGGTGGAAGACTTCAAGACAGAAGATACAGATCTTCAAAACCCTACCGCTCGCAAATTTCAGGAAGATCCAAAAATTGATCCTGCACTCTCTAAGTTTCAGCAGGAGTATGAAGTATTTGACCTGAAAATATTCCACCGGAAGAACAG GACTGGCTTTGAGGAAAACAAAGAATTCCCTATTGTCATGGATTCCGTTATAGCTGGAAGATATCGTATCAATGAGTATCTTGGTTCTGCTGCATTCAGCAAGGTTGTACGGGCACACGACCTTCGCACTGGAGTTGATGTATGCCTTAAAATAATTAAAAATGACAAGGATTTCTTTGACCAGAGTTTGGATGAGATAAAGCTCCTCAAGTTTGTCAATAAGTATGATCCAGATGATGATCATCATATATTGCGTCTCTATGATTATTTTTACTATCAG GAACATCTCTTTATTGTCACTGAGTTACTACGGGCAAATCTTTATGAGTTTCAGAAATATAACCAGGAGTCTGGTGACGAGGTGTACTTTTCACTGCCCAGAATACAG GCTATAGCTCGACAATGCTTGGAGGCTTTGGTGTACTTGCATCATTTAAACATAGTTCACTGTGATCTGAAACCAGAGAATATCCTTCTGAAGAGCTACAGCAGATGTGAAATCAAAGTTATTGATCTTGGAAGCAGCTGCTTCTTGTCAGATAACTTAAACTTATATGTCCAATCACGTTCTTACCGATCTCCTGAGGTCATCTTGGGTTTACCATATGATCAGAAAATTGACATTTGGTCTCTTGGCTGCATCTTATCTGAACTGTACACTGGTGAA GTACTCTTTCCTAATGAATCAATGCCAATCATTCTTGCTCGTATGATTGGGATAATTGGTCCAATTGATATGGAAATGCTTGCATCAGGACAGGAGACCCAGAAGTACTTCACAGATGACTATGACCTTTTCCACACGAACGAG GAGACAGATCAGTTGGAGTATTTGATCCCAGAGAAATCCTCTTTGCGGCGCCACTTGCAGTGCCCAGACAAGAAATTTGTTGACTTTTTGTCTTACCTGCTGCAAATAAATCCCAGAAACAGACCAACGGCCAGCGAAGCGTTGCAACACCGATGGCTTTCGTTCAAATATAGTTCAACGGCCAATCAGACTCGTTCCTGA
- the LOC103635784 gene encoding probable phosphatase PSR2 isoform X1, whose protein sequence is MSAATEVAPVQQPSHPAAAGWLGLGLLFQILLRIIRSSWAQLLSFVRLRHRLLPVTASPELAFVQLPPEAPADASPPPLRRLMVVLDLDETLVCAYESSSLPSTMRTHAVEAGLHRFDMECVLSEKDTEGRQRINRVTVFERPGLHEFLQRTSEFADLVLFTAGLEGYAKPLVDRIDAHNRFTHRLYRPSTVNT, encoded by the exons ATGTCGGCGGCGACGGAGGTTGCGCCAGTTCAGCAACCGAGCCATCCGGCGGCGGCGGGGTGGCTCGGCCTCGGTCTGCTCTTCCAGATCCTGCTCCGGATCATCCGCTCCTCCTGGGCGCAGCTTCTCTCCTTCGTGCGCCTGCGCCACCGGCTCCTCCCAGTTACCGCGTCGCCTGAGCTGGCCTTCGTGCAGCTCCCACCCGAGGCGCCTGCTGACGCGTCGCCTCCGCCGCTTCGGCGGCTCATG GTCGTGCTTGACTTGGATGAGACTTTAGTTTGCGCGTACGAGTCATCGAGCCTTCCTTCTACTATGCGCACACATGCTGTTGAGGCAGGATTGCATCGCTTTGACATGGAGTGCGTATTGTCTGAAAAG GATACTGAGGGAAGGCAGAGGATAAATCGTGTAACTGTCTTTGAGCGTCCTGGCTTACATGAGTTTTTGCAGCGAACTAGCGAATTTGCTGACCTTGTTCTCTTTACAGCTGGTTTGGAAG GCTATGCAAAACCTCTAGTTGACAGGATAGATGCTCACAACAGATTCACTCACCGTCTCTATCGGCCATCAACTGTTAATACATAA
- the LOC100279465 gene encoding uncharacterized protein isoform X1 — protein MSAPGFDDPQLPPLRLRASCGGAIASPRSCSSSDTFVSMPSTPSGMLNPCGLWSPPPRAPSEASSSEMEFGTAREYDTTDAFFTDNWLYDNHLLHSTESDGSEGEDKFIVGPDVSLQRTETPELGDGCGLRHVHRDCNADSHGCTQAKNACSSPPCGCCYNEELLRDSCSAVSVYGRYHTMEDHTEGLDECVAEAFLFRLNSLVDASEQLVDFKKGEDDGLNLSALEKELQMLTPYLADEDALESTGLEDDVRGNTNLDVCMVTNEENANGKEFLKDSYCILPSPESAVPFDVYGVEDFKTEDTDLQNPTARKFQEDPKIDPALSKFQQEYEVFDLKIFHRKNRTGFEENKEFPIVMDSVIAGRYRINEYLGSAAFSKSLDEIKLLKFVNKYDPDDDHHILRLYDYFYYQEHLFIVTELLRANLYEFQKYNQESGDEVYFSLPRIQAIARQCLEALVYLHHLNIVHCDLKPENILLKSYSRCEIKVIDLGSSCFLSDNLNLYVQSRSYRSPEVILGLPYDQKIDIWSLGCILSELYTGEVLFPNESMPIILARMIGIIGPIDMEMLASGQETQKYFTDDYDLFHTNEETDQLEYLIPEKSSLRRHLQCPDKKFVDFLSYLLQINPRNRPTASEALQHRWLSFKYSSTANQTRS, from the exons ATGTCGGCGCCTGGATTCGATGACCCCCAGCTTCCGCCGCTGAGGCTCCGCGCCTCGTGCGGCGGCGCGATCGCCAGCCCACGCTCCTGCTCCTCCTCTGATACCTTCGTCAGCATGCCTTCCACGCCCTCAG GTATGCTGAATCCGTGCGGTCTATGGTCACCACCACCTCGCGCACCGTCggaggcgtcctcgtcggagatgGAGTTCGGGACGGCCCGCGAGTACGACACCACTGATGCGTTCTTCACTGACAACTGGCTCTACGACAACCACCTGTTACACAGCACGGAGAGCGATGGCAGCGAAGGGGAGGACAAGTTCATTGTTGGTCCTGACGTCAGCTTGCAGCGGACTGAGACGCCGGAGCTTGGCGATGGCTGCGGTCTCAGACACGTACATAGAGACTGCAATGCGGACTCTCATGGGTGCACACAGGCGAAGAATGCTTGCTCTTCGCCACCTTGTGGTTGTTGCTATAATGAGGAGTTGTTGAGAGATTCTTGCTCCGCTGTTTCTGTTTATGGGAGGTATCATACCATGGAGGACCACACGGAGGGGCTTGATGAGTGTGTTGCAGAAGCTTTCTTGTTCAGACTGAATTCGTTAGTTGATGCTAGCGAACAGTTAGTGGATTTCAAGAAAGGAGAGGACGACGGCTTGAATCTTAGTGCTCTGGAGAAGGAACTTCAAATGCTTACTCCGTACTTGGCTGATGAAGATGCTCTTGAGA GTACTGGACTTGAAGATGACGTCAGAGGAAATACCAACCTAGATGTATGTATGGTAACAAACGAGGAAAATGCTAATGGCAAAGAATTTCTAAAAGATAGCTACTGCATACTTCCTTCTCCTGAGAGTGCAGTCCCTTTTGATGTTTATGGGGTGGAAGACTTCAAGACAGAAGATACAGATCTTCAAAACCCTACCGCTCGCAAATTTCAGGAAGATCCAAAAATTGATCCTGCACTCTCTAAGTTTCAGCAGGAGTATGAAGTATTTGACCTGAAAATATTCCACCGGAAGAACAG GACTGGCTTTGAGGAAAACAAAGAATTCCCTATTGTCATGGATTCCGTTATAGCTGGAAGATATCGTATCAATGAGTATCTTGGTTCTGCTGCATTCAGCAAG AGTTTGGATGAGATAAAGCTCCTCAAGTTTGTCAATAAGTATGATCCAGATGATGATCATCATATATTGCGTCTCTATGATTATTTTTACTATCAG GAACATCTCTTTATTGTCACTGAGTTACTACGGGCAAATCTTTATGAGTTTCAGAAATATAACCAGGAGTCTGGTGACGAGGTGTACTTTTCACTGCCCAGAATACAG GCTATAGCTCGACAATGCTTGGAGGCTTTGGTGTACTTGCATCATTTAAACATAGTTCACTGTGATCTGAAACCAGAGAATATCCTTCTGAAGAGCTACAGCAGATGTGAAATCAAAGTTATTGATCTTGGAAGCAGCTGCTTCTTGTCAGATAACTTAAACTTATATGTCCAATCACGTTCTTACCGATCTCCTGAGGTCATCTTGGGTTTACCATATGATCAGAAAATTGACATTTGGTCTCTTGGCTGCATCTTATCTGAACTGTACACTGGTGAA GTACTCTTTCCTAATGAATCAATGCCAATCATTCTTGCTCGTATGATTGGGATAATTGGTCCAATTGATATGGAAATGCTTGCATCAGGACAGGAGACCCAGAAGTACTTCACAGATGACTATGACCTTTTCCACACGAACGAG GAGACAGATCAGTTGGAGTATTTGATCCCAGAGAAATCCTCTTTGCGGCGCCACTTGCAGTGCCCAGACAAGAAATTTGTTGACTTTTTGTCTTACCTGCTGCAAATAAATCCCAGAAACAGACCAACGGCCAGCGAAGCGTTGCAACACCGATGGCTTTCGTTCAAATATAGTTCAACGGCCAATCAGACTCGTTCCTGA